The window GCTCACTGGATGTACGACGGGCCTTCTGCGTCACAGTTCGTTTCGTGTTGTCTCGCATCCTCCCGGTCGTCGAACATCAACCCACATTCCTCACACCGGTACCATGTCTGGTCGTCACGCTCGGTTTGGGCCACCATAATTGAAGGAAGGCGAGCATCGGATAAATGCATTTCTG of the Haladaptatus caseinilyticus genome contains:
- a CDS encoding DUF7128 family protein, with amino-acid sequence MVAQTERDDQTWYRCEECGLMFDDREDARQHETNCDAEGPSYIQ